One Thalassotalea hakodatensis DNA segment encodes these proteins:
- a CDS encoding carbohydrate kinase family protein, with protein sequence MKPVLCFGEALIDFLNTGKQEDGPLVLNNYRQYPGGAPANAAVAVAKLGGKALFAGQVGNDAFGHFLEQALIEYGVDTQFLTKHPSAKTALAFVMLDSEGDRSFSFYRDGSADVLFSEQQIDDKWYEDQPLFHFCSNTLTDKSIAIATKAAVTRAKAKQSLVSFDVNLRHNLWSTGQANVQLVNELVYISDIVKFSRDELEYLAQGNNQTYIQSCLDNGVSLLVITDGEHPIEFYSTIGQDTIPVPDIKAVDTTAGGDAFSGSLLFALSKLSEPKTALFSMDILRELITFASNCGAHTVTLPGAFPALPRFSDIEQHWPTDLYL encoded by the coding sequence ATGAAACCCGTCTTATGTTTTGGCGAAGCGCTAATCGATTTTTTAAATACAGGAAAGCAAGAAGACGGTCCCCTTGTTTTGAATAACTATCGCCAATATCCAGGTGGTGCGCCAGCAAATGCTGCGGTAGCTGTAGCCAAACTTGGCGGTAAAGCATTATTTGCAGGTCAAGTAGGTAATGATGCCTTTGGTCACTTTCTAGAACAAGCATTGATAGAATATGGCGTTGATACTCAGTTTTTAACCAAGCACCCTAGCGCCAAAACGGCGCTAGCATTTGTTATGCTAGACAGTGAAGGTGACAGAAGCTTTTCTTTTTATCGTGATGGTTCCGCAGATGTGCTTTTTAGTGAACAGCAGATTGATGATAAATGGTATGAAGATCAACCTTTATTTCACTTTTGTAGCAATACACTAACTGACAAAAGCATAGCGATAGCAACTAAAGCTGCCGTTACACGAGCAAAAGCGAAGCAGTCATTGGTAAGTTTTGATGTTAATTTACGTCATAATTTATGGTCTACTGGCCAAGCTAATGTACAATTAGTTAATGAACTCGTTTATATCTCAGATATTGTTAAGTTCTCACGTGATGAATTAGAGTACCTCGCCCAAGGGAACAATCAAACTTACATTCAATCCTGTCTTGATAACGGAGTCTCATTGTTAGTTATTACAGATGGCGAGCATCCAATTGAGTTTTACTCAACCATTGGACAAGACACAATACCAGTACCTGATATTAAAGCTGTAGATACAACAGCAGGCGGCGATGCATTTAGCGGTTCTCTGCTATTTGCATTAAGTAAATTGTCAGAACCAAAAACTGCGCTGTTTTCAATGGATATACTTAGAGAGTTAATTACGTTTGCGTCAAACTGTGGTGCTCATACAGTAACTTTACCAGGCGCATTTCCTGCCCTACCTCGCTTTAGTGATATAGAACAACATTGGCCAACAGATCTTTATCTATAA
- a CDS encoding AGE family epimerase/isomerase: MKPAQQPLPEEAFYSRDFLLKHGQSILNFYNPRVIDNTGGYFQNFRDNGDYFDEKFRQLVSSTRIVVNYALASLVYDNNEYLSMAKHGLDYVEQVHWQQDKQRYAWTLNDHQANDMTQQAYGYAFVLLAYAAAKKSGLINSNDKLLTVYQLLEERFWQAEFGLYADEISADGQLSDYRGQNANMHLCEAMIAAYEATSDTLFLQRAQTIAENIAIRQADLTDGLVWEHYTTEFTPDWEYNKDDPKNLYRPWGFQPGHQTEWTKLLLMLNRHQPQSWLVERAKSLFDRAYQTAWDNEHGGLIYGFDPQGKCCDNDKYFWVQAESFAAAAMLYQVTKDKKYLEQYNALWQYSWQHMVDHQHGAWFRILKHNNTKYSDQKSAAGAKCDYHTLGACFEVLRVLGDDTLNRKL, translated from the coding sequence ATGAAACCAGCACAACAACCATTACCAGAAGAGGCGTTTTATAGCCGCGACTTTTTACTCAAACATGGCCAATCAATTCTTAATTTTTATAACCCAAGGGTAATTGATAATACGGGCGGTTACTTTCAAAACTTCCGTGATAATGGCGACTATTTTGATGAAAAATTCAGACAGCTTGTCAGTAGTACACGCATCGTTGTTAACTATGCCCTTGCCAGTTTGGTGTATGATAACAATGAATACCTTAGCATGGCTAAACACGGCTTAGATTATGTAGAACAAGTACATTGGCAACAAGACAAGCAACGCTACGCATGGACGTTAAACGATCACCAAGCTAATGACATGACCCAACAAGCCTATGGTTACGCCTTTGTATTACTTGCATATGCTGCGGCAAAAAAATCAGGGCTTATCAACAGTAACGATAAACTACTTACTGTTTATCAGTTACTTGAAGAGCGCTTTTGGCAAGCCGAATTTGGCTTATATGCCGACGAAATCAGTGCCGATGGACAATTAAGTGATTACCGTGGTCAAAATGCTAACATGCACTTATGTGAAGCGATGATTGCCGCCTACGAAGCAACATCAGACACATTATTTTTACAACGTGCGCAAACCATTGCTGAAAATATTGCTATTCGCCAAGCTGATCTCACTGATGGGTTAGTATGGGAACATTACACTACCGAGTTTACGCCTGACTGGGAATACAACAAAGACGATCCAAAAAATCTATATCGCCCTTGGGGATTTCAACCCGGCCACCAAACAGAGTGGACCAAATTACTGTTAATGCTTAACCGACATCAACCACAAAGCTGGTTAGTTGAACGCGCCAAATCATTATTCGATCGTGCTTATCAAACAGCATGGGATAATGAGCACGGCGGTTTAATCTACGGATTTGATCCGCAAGGAAAATGCTGCGATAACGATAAATATTTTTGGGTGCAAGCAGAAAGCTTTGCTGCTGCTGCAATGTTATATCAAGTCACCAAGGATAAAAAATACTTAGAGCAATACAATGCATTATGGCAATACAGCTGGCAGCATATGGTTGATCATCAACACGGAGCATGGTTTCGTATCTTAAAACATAACAACACTAAATACAGTGACCAAAAAAGTGCTGCTGGTGCAAAATGTGATTACCACACATTAGGCGCATGCTTTGAAGTATTACGTGTACTTGGCGACGATACCTTAAATAGAAAGCTTTAA
- a CDS encoding GH92 family glycosyl hydrolase produces the protein MQYRLVQSTHNDVKKIVFGVFITILLTTACTQKPNATKPQHNNTLISYVDPFIGTAGKGKTYPGATQPYGMVQLSPDNGRNGWDWISGYFYPDNVIAGFSHTHLSGTGAGDLYDISFMPLAGEVKQAVLDDVKKTPTIYSSFSHDNESASPGYYQVFLTDYDINVELTAGLRSGVQKYTFADKHQHGQVKLDLNYSRNWDATIATNINVIDDYTISGYRKSTGWAKDQRVYFYTTFSEKITSIDISVAEKAIQTTKTHYTTTKGDGLTALLHFDVSKNKKITVKTAISSVSSENAKLNLLSDGAEKSFTQVKQESELLWEQALAKVKVNATPDNMVQFYTALYHSYLAPRVFSDSNGQYKGPDGNIHQSTENPRYSFFSLWDTFRALHPWKTITDTEHSKAMMHSLMAHYHEYGLLPVWNFQGNETDMMMGYHAVPVLADAYLKGVITDKDINGEELFVAMKKSAMQTNFSIKEYRELGYVPFEQGNWNVSLTLEYAFDDWSIAQMAKALGKADDYQLFSQRALNYQQHFDHNTNFMRAKGLNGEFKDNFDPLAYHPEDYCEANAWQYNFFVPHDIHGLIKLMGGSEKFNRKLDNMFTTAQQVDPKTNMLPEWISGYIGQYVHGNEPAHHVPYLYQFIDKPHKTQQRVRQIMSTLYTTKPDGLVGNEDAGQMSAWYMFSALGFYPVNPVSGEYILGSPEVNQATISLPNDKTFNIIAKNQSEDNIYVESVFLNDKKHTSFKISHEEIMAGGTLIFNMTSEQQ, from the coding sequence ATGCAGTACCGCTTGGTTCAGTCGACGCACAATGACGTAAAAAAAATAGTGTTCGGTGTTTTTATAACGATATTATTAACAACGGCTTGCACGCAAAAACCAAATGCAACCAAGCCTCAACACAATAACACACTCATTTCCTATGTAGATCCTTTTATTGGCACGGCCGGAAAAGGTAAAACCTACCCAGGAGCTACCCAACCTTATGGTATGGTGCAATTAAGTCCAGATAATGGTCGCAATGGTTGGGATTGGATTTCAGGTTATTTTTATCCTGATAATGTTATTGCCGGTTTTAGTCATACTCACCTTTCCGGCACAGGTGCTGGTGATTTATATGATATTTCGTTTATGCCATTGGCAGGTGAAGTAAAACAAGCAGTATTAGACGATGTAAAAAAAACACCAACCATTTATTCGTCTTTCTCTCATGATAATGAATCTGCTTCGCCTGGTTATTATCAGGTTTTTTTAACCGATTACGACATTAATGTTGAATTAACGGCAGGTTTAAGAAGCGGGGTTCAAAAATATACCTTTGCTGATAAACATCAACATGGACAAGTAAAATTAGATTTAAATTATTCACGTAATTGGGACGCTACGATTGCCACTAACATTAACGTGATTGATGATTACACTATTTCAGGTTACCGAAAGTCTACCGGCTGGGCTAAAGATCAGCGAGTATATTTTTATACCACCTTTTCTGAAAAAATCACTTCTATCGATATCAGTGTTGCTGAAAAAGCCATTCAAACAACAAAGACACATTACACAACAACCAAAGGCGATGGTTTAACAGCCCTGCTACATTTTGATGTCAGCAAAAACAAGAAAATTACGGTTAAAACAGCGATCAGCTCAGTCAGTAGTGAAAATGCCAAACTAAATTTACTAAGTGATGGAGCAGAAAAAAGTTTTACACAGGTAAAACAAGAAAGTGAACTATTATGGGAACAAGCGCTAGCAAAAGTAAAAGTTAACGCAACTCCTGATAACATGGTGCAGTTTTACACGGCACTTTATCATTCTTATTTAGCACCTCGCGTATTTTCAGATAGTAATGGACAATACAAAGGCCCTGATGGCAATATTCATCAGTCTACAGAAAACCCACGTTATTCTTTTTTCTCTTTATGGGATACCTTCCGAGCATTACACCCATGGAAAACAATTACCGACACAGAACACAGCAAAGCCATGATGCATTCACTTATGGCCCATTATCATGAATATGGGCTATTACCCGTGTGGAATTTTCAAGGTAACGAAACCGATATGATGATGGGCTATCATGCCGTACCAGTATTGGCTGATGCGTATCTAAAAGGTGTTATTACTGATAAAGACATTAATGGTGAAGAGTTATTCGTCGCCATGAAAAAAAGTGCGATGCAAACTAATTTTAGCATTAAAGAATATCGTGAATTGGGCTATGTTCCCTTTGAACAAGGTAACTGGAATGTGTCATTAACGCTTGAGTATGCTTTTGACGATTGGAGCATAGCCCAAATGGCAAAGGCTTTAGGTAAAGCAGACGATTACCAGTTATTTTCCCAACGAGCCTTAAACTACCAACAGCATTTTGATCACAATACAAATTTCATGCGCGCTAAAGGCTTAAACGGCGAATTTAAAGATAACTTTGATCCATTAGCCTATCATCCAGAAGATTATTGCGAAGCTAACGCCTGGCAGTATAACTTTTTTGTGCCTCATGATATTCATGGGCTTATTAAGTTGATGGGTGGGTCTGAAAAATTTAATCGAAAACTCGATAACATGTTTACTACTGCCCAACAAGTAGATCCCAAAACAAATATGTTGCCTGAATGGATATCAGGTTACATAGGTCAGTATGTACACGGCAACGAACCAGCACATCACGTCCCATACTTGTACCAATTTATAGACAAACCTCATAAAACTCAGCAACGCGTACGACAAATTATGTCTACTTTATATACAACAAAACCCGATGGCCTTGTTGGTAATGAAGATGCCGGTCAAATGTCAGCTTGGTATATGTTTAGTGCACTTGGTTTTTATCCGGTAAACCCAGTATCTGGTGAATATATTTTAGGTAGCCCAGAAGTTAATCAAGCAACAATATCACTGCCCAACGACAAAACATTTAACATCATCGCCAAGAACCAATCAGAAGATAATATTTATGTTGAGTCAGTGTTTTTGAATGATAAAAAACACACTTCCTTTAAAATTAGCCACGAAGAAATTATGGCGGGTGGCACACTCATATTTAACATGACTTCGGAGCAACAGTAA
- a CDS encoding sugar MFS transporter codes for MAGNIPTGNTFKATGAMNTKFAFIAMTTLFFIWGFITALNDILIPHLKAAFDLNYTEAMLVQFCFFGAYFIISPFAGKLIEKVGYQRGIIIGLLTIAAGCLLFYPAAEVEIYAIFLLGLFILASGVTILQVSANPYVAILGSETTAASRLNLAQAINSLGHTLGPAFGAALIFGGTATIIAATAVQLPYLILASVMIITAVIFSRIQLPVITDVETTDTTEAPNDSVFKHPPLLFGTLAIFLYVGAEVSIGSFLVNFFAESHIGGLSEHEASKMVSYYWGAAMIGRFIGAALMRIIRPSFLLAFNAMIVILLITLTVNSNGQTAMWAILSVGFFNSIMFPTIFTLAIKGLGPLTGRGSGLLCQAIVGGAVIPMLQGVAADVTSVQASFIVPAFAYVYIAWYALKGSKSTNINNAAEVKA; via the coding sequence ATGGCTGGAAACATTCCAACGGGGAATACATTTAAAGCAACAGGAGCAATGAATACTAAATTTGCTTTTATTGCGATGACAACCTTGTTTTTTATCTGGGGATTTATTACTGCATTAAATGACATTTTAATTCCTCATTTAAAAGCGGCATTTGATCTTAACTACACTGAAGCAATGTTGGTGCAATTTTGCTTTTTTGGTGCTTACTTTATTATCTCTCCTTTCGCGGGTAAATTAATTGAGAAAGTAGGTTATCAACGTGGCATCATTATTGGTTTACTTACCATTGCAGCTGGTTGCCTCTTGTTTTATCCAGCAGCAGAAGTTGAAATTTATGCCATTTTCCTACTTGGCTTATTTATTCTTGCTAGCGGCGTCACAATATTGCAAGTATCAGCCAACCCATATGTCGCGATCCTGGGTTCAGAAACAACAGCAGCTAGTCGCCTCAATTTAGCGCAAGCTATTAATTCTTTAGGTCATACTTTAGGCCCTGCATTTGGTGCAGCACTTATATTTGGTGGTACAGCGACAATCATAGCCGCAACGGCAGTTCAGTTACCTTATTTAATTTTAGCCAGTGTCATGATAATTACAGCGGTGATATTTAGTCGTATACAACTTCCAGTTATTACTGACGTTGAAACAACAGATACCACAGAAGCGCCTAATGATTCTGTTTTTAAACACCCTCCACTTTTGTTTGGTACCTTAGCTATCTTTTTGTATGTAGGGGCAGAAGTCTCTATCGGTAGCTTTCTCGTTAATTTTTTTGCAGAAAGTCATATTGGTGGTTTAAGTGAGCATGAAGCCAGTAAAATGGTGTCATATTATTGGGGTGCGGCCATGATCGGACGTTTTATTGGTGCCGCTTTAATGAGAATCATTAGACCATCATTTTTATTAGCCTTTAATGCCATGATAGTTATTTTACTGATCACTTTAACTGTTAACAGTAATGGTCAAACTGCGATGTGGGCGATCCTCAGTGTAGGTTTTTTCAACTCAATTATGTTTCCTACTATCTTTACCTTAGCCATTAAAGGACTCGGTCCATTAACCGGTCGAGGGTCTGGCTTATTATGCCAAGCAATTGTCGGAGGTGCGGTTATTCCAATGCTTCAAGGCGTTGCAGCTGACGTAACATCAGTACAGGCTAGCTTTATCGTACCTGCTTTTGCTTATGTTTATATCGCTTGGTACGCACTAAAAGGCTCTAAAAGTACGAATATCAACAATGCAGCAGAGGTAAAAGCATGA
- a CDS encoding LacI family DNA-binding transcriptional regulator → MSTIKKVCQLAGVSTATVSRALKNPDMVNVNTRERIFKAIAEAGYRPNVLASSVKTGRSNSLVILVPNLSNPFFLKIIQGIEQAAQESGYSVLLGDTQGDPAREHEYAGMVLSNRADGLIHLDHSFPFSKSDQDLAENIPMVSVCERIVSKKQYPVVELDNYSACRALANHLVSYGHRNFGVIGGQKESQIYRDRLGGIKSVLQEEKIALDAALIVGGEYSIEAGEAGARELLAHKDRPTAIFCFNDDIAIGAIHEIKRQGLSVPEDISVVGFDNIKVSAYVDPPLTTIDQPAYEMGRKAVEVVLKQIKNQPLIKDREIVPFSLLERESSGQVTSSYT, encoded by the coding sequence ATGTCAACAATAAAAAAAGTTTGTCAACTCGCTGGTGTTTCTACAGCGACAGTATCCAGAGCATTAAAAAACCCTGATATGGTAAATGTTAATACGCGAGAGCGAATCTTTAAAGCAATTGCAGAGGCTGGTTATCGGCCTAATGTATTAGCATCAAGCGTAAAAACAGGTCGCTCTAATTCTCTCGTTATTCTTGTACCTAATCTTTCTAACCCTTTCTTTTTAAAGATTATTCAAGGAATTGAACAAGCGGCTCAAGAAAGTGGTTATTCGGTGTTATTAGGAGATACGCAAGGTGATCCTGCTCGTGAGCATGAATATGCTGGTATGGTATTATCTAACCGAGCTGATGGGTTGATACATCTAGATCATTCTTTTCCTTTTTCTAAAAGTGATCAGGATCTTGCCGAAAATATTCCTATGGTAAGTGTATGTGAGCGAATCGTATCAAAAAAACAATATCCGGTGGTGGAACTAGATAATTACTCAGCATGTAGAGCATTAGCGAATCATTTAGTGAGCTACGGGCATAGAAATTTTGGCGTGATAGGTGGTCAAAAAGAAAGTCAAATTTATCGGGATCGCTTAGGCGGCATAAAAAGTGTCTTACAAGAAGAGAAAATAGCTCTTGATGCCGCGTTGATCGTTGGTGGTGAGTATAGCATTGAGGCTGGCGAAGCAGGAGCTAGGGAGCTGTTAGCTCATAAAGATAGGCCAACGGCTATTTTTTGTTTTAATGATGATATTGCAATCGGTGCTATCCACGAAATTAAAAGACAAGGTTTATCAGTACCGGAAGATATTTCAGTTGTTGGTTTTGATAATATTAAAGTATCCGCCTATGTTGATCCGCCCTTAACGACCATCGACCAACCTGCTTATGAAATGGGCCGTAAAGCGGTTGAAGTTGTGCTTAAGCAAATTAAAAATCAACCCCTGATTAAAGACAGGGAAATTGTTCCTTTCAGCTTATTGGAACGGGAAAGCTCTGGACAAGTAACGTCAAGTTATACATAA
- a CDS encoding GH92 family glycosyl hydrolase has translation MNKSTYFLCLASVLLFGCGQQHSVKVQKPAIQNLNIVKEDLVQYVNPLMGTDSKFSLSNGNTYPAIATPWGMNFWTPMTAKMGDGWTYKYSDNKIRGIKQTHQPSPWLNDYAAFSLMAVTGELKFQEDKRASWFSHKAETSSPHYYQVYLADYDVNVEVAPTERAAHFKFTFPETDNAYITLDAFNKGSMVKIIPEQRKIIGYARNNHGGVPENFHNYFVAQFDKDFELTHTWRDEWQLVESSTDSEGDHVGAIIGFKTQKGETVHVKVASSFISAEQAELNLTREIGNDSFAATKVKAHQAWQTELSRLRIEDDNVEDVRTFYSALYRVLLFPRKFYEYDQNNQIVHYSPYNGEVLPGYMFTDNGFWDTFRAVFPFFTLMYPSMDAQIMEGLANTYKESGWLPEWASPGHRGVMIGSNSAINIADAYIKGIRGFDIDTLYEAIIKNATVNEGRPVSSVGREGVDYYNKLGYVPYDVDIHENAARTLEYAFADFNISKLATLLGKTKDADLYREKAYNYTHVFDPDTKWMRGKNQDGSFQSPFNPLKWGDAFTEGNSLHYTWSVFQDIEGLKQLMGGNDAFVAKLDEVFSMPPKFDDSYYGFTIHEIREMQIVNMGNYAHGNQPIQHMLYLYNYAGQPWKGQTKLRDVMNKLYSATPDGYAGDEDNGQTSAWYIFSSLGFYPVTPGTTQYVIGSPLFDKVTMTLEDGKQFVITAKDNLKQNHFIQSSSLNGKTYNKSWLDHHQIQAGGSLEFSMGETPNKQWANAKDSIPYSLSTEKK, from the coding sequence ATGAACAAGTCAACCTACTTTTTATGCTTAGCATCTGTATTGCTGTTTGGCTGTGGCCAACAACACTCAGTGAAAGTCCAAAAACCGGCAATACAGAATTTGAATATTGTTAAAGAAGATTTAGTACAATATGTAAACCCGCTAATGGGGACAGATTCCAAATTTAGCTTATCAAATGGCAACACCTACCCTGCAATAGCAACGCCATGGGGCATGAATTTTTGGACGCCAATGACCGCTAAAATGGGTGATGGATGGACTTATAAGTACTCTGACAATAAAATTAGAGGCATTAAACAAACTCACCAACCTAGCCCTTGGCTAAATGATTATGCCGCTTTCTCTTTAATGGCAGTAACCGGTGAGTTAAAGTTTCAAGAAGATAAACGAGCATCTTGGTTTTCACATAAAGCAGAAACATCATCACCGCACTATTATCAAGTATATCTAGCTGATTACGATGTAAACGTTGAAGTTGCACCAACAGAACGCGCTGCACATTTTAAGTTTACTTTCCCAGAAACTGATAACGCTTATATAACTTTAGACGCATTTAATAAAGGCTCTATGGTAAAAATCATTCCTGAACAGCGTAAAATTATTGGCTATGCTCGGAATAACCATGGCGGCGTACCTGAAAATTTTCATAATTATTTTGTTGCTCAATTCGATAAAGACTTCGAACTCACACACACTTGGAGAGATGAATGGCAACTTGTTGAAAGCTCTACTGACAGTGAAGGCGATCATGTTGGTGCCATTATTGGTTTCAAAACTCAAAAAGGGGAAACTGTTCATGTAAAAGTGGCGTCTTCTTTTATTAGTGCTGAACAAGCAGAACTTAATTTAACAAGGGAAATTGGTAATGACAGCTTTGCAGCAACCAAAGTCAAAGCACATCAGGCATGGCAAACCGAGCTTTCTCGCTTAAGAATTGAAGATGACAATGTTGAAGACGTACGTACTTTTTATTCGGCACTTTATCGCGTTTTATTATTCCCACGGAAATTTTACGAGTACGACCAAAACAATCAAATAGTACACTATAGCCCTTACAATGGTGAGGTTTTACCTGGGTATATGTTCACAGACAATGGATTTTGGGACACATTCCGTGCAGTATTTCCCTTCTTTACCTTAATGTATCCATCAATGGATGCACAAATAATGGAAGGCCTAGCAAATACCTATAAAGAATCTGGTTGGTTACCTGAGTGGGCAAGTCCTGGTCATCGTGGTGTCATGATAGGCTCTAATTCAGCGATTAATATTGCCGATGCATACATAAAAGGGATAAGAGGGTTTGATATTGACACCTTATATGAAGCAATTATCAAAAATGCGACTGTCAATGAAGGCCGCCCGGTAAGCTCTGTCGGTCGTGAAGGCGTTGATTACTATAATAAACTTGGCTACGTTCCTTACGATGTTGATATTCATGAAAATGCCGCACGAACGCTTGAATATGCTTTCGCAGATTTTAATATTTCAAAATTAGCAACATTGCTTGGCAAAACAAAAGACGCTGACTTGTACCGTGAAAAAGCATACAACTACACTCATGTTTTTGATCCAGATACTAAATGGATGCGCGGCAAAAACCAAGATGGTAGCTTTCAATCTCCCTTTAATCCATTGAAGTGGGGAGACGCTTTCACTGAAGGGAATAGCTTGCATTATACTTGGTCAGTTTTCCAAGATATTGAAGGCCTCAAGCAACTAATGGGTGGTAATGATGCATTTGTTGCCAAATTAGATGAAGTATTTTCAATGCCACCAAAATTTGATGATTCATACTACGGATTTACGATTCATGAAATAAGAGAAATGCAAATTGTTAATATGGGTAATTATGCTCATGGAAACCAGCCTATTCAACACATGTTGTACCTTTACAATTATGCGGGGCAGCCCTGGAAAGGACAAACTAAACTTAGAGATGTAATGAACAAGCTCTACTCCGCAACACCAGATGGATACGCTGGTGATGAAGATAATGGACAAACGTCAGCATGGTACATTTTCAGTTCGCTAGGTTTTTATCCCGTCACTCCAGGTACCACTCAGTATGTTATCGGAAGCCCATTGTTCGATAAAGTGACCATGACGCTTGAAGACGGCAAGCAATTTGTGATTACGGCTAAGGATAATCTAAAGCAAAATCATTTTATTCAATCAAGCTCATTAAATGGAAAAACCTATAATAAAAGTTGGTTAGATCATCATCAAATCCAAGCAGGTGGTTCGCTAGAATTTTCAATGGGAGAAACCCCCAACAAACAATGGGCAAATGCTAAAGACTCTATACCTTATTCACTGTCTACAGAGAAAAAATGA